The Campylobacter concisus genome window below encodes:
- a CDS encoding DUF523 domain-containing protein, with product MREKILISACLVGINCKFNGENNLLDRAILDEISKRFHLLFVCPEVYGGLSTPREPAEIKNGAVICKFSGKDVSENFKNGAEICLKIAKLNGCKKAILKSKSPSCGSGQIYDGSFSKRLILGDGITAKLLKENEILVYSEDEIVGLDV from the coding sequence TTGAGAGAAAAAATCCTAATAAGTGCTTGCCTGGTCGGCATAAATTGTAAATTTAACGGCGAAAATAATCTCTTGGATAGAGCCATTTTAGATGAAATTTCAAAGAGATTTCATCTGCTTTTTGTTTGTCCTGAAGTTTACGGTGGACTTAGCACGCCAAGGGAACCGGCTGAGATAAAAAATGGTGCGGTTATTTGTAAATTTTCAGGCAAAGATGTGAGTGAAAATTTCAAAAATGGAGCAGAAATTTGCCTAAAGATAGCCAAACTAAATGGTTGCAAAAAGGCTATTTTAAAATCAAAAAGTCCAAGTTGTGGAAGTGGGCAAATTTATGACGGAAGTTTTAGTAAGAGGCTTATTTTAGGCGATGGCATCACAGCAAAACTGTTAAAAGAAAATGAAATTTTAGTTTACAGCGAAGATGAGATAGTAGGGCTTGATGTTTGA